Proteins encoded within one genomic window of Streptomyces sp. NBC_01314:
- a CDS encoding aldo/keto reductase, with product MQSHPRRTAQPRLPAALVPARRRLPHRQVPARHHPAPDTRAGSDDKLYQWVSAEYAAFDRNWHTIGTVIGTAHEIGATPSQVALAWAADQPSVAAPIVGARTLTHRTENLGAAELHLDADTTVPLNTVSAPQHGGYPYGGFGIAQRSRDFHGSKAQTNLIDGGSDAPLGHA from the coding sequence ATACAAAGTCATCCCCGCCGCACTGCACAACCACGTCTCCCTGCTGCCCTGGTCCCCGCTCGCCGGCGGCTTCCTCACCGGCAAGTACCAGCGCGACACCACCCCGCCCCCGACACCCGCGCCGGCTCCGACGACAAGCTCTACCAGTGGGTCTCCGCCGAGTACGCCGCCTTTGACCGCAACTGGCACACCATCGGCACGGTCATCGGCACCGCCCACGAGATCGGCGCGACACCCAGCCAGGTCGCCCTGGCCTGGGCAGCCGACCAGCCCTCCGTCGCCGCTCCCATCGTCGGCGCCCGCACCCTCACCCACCGCACCGAGAACCTCGGTGCGGCCGAACTACACCTCGACGCCGACACCACCGTCCCCCTCAACACCGTCAGCGCACCCCAGCACGGCGGCTACCCCTACGGCGGCTTCGGCATCGCGCAGCGCTCCCGCGACTTCCACGGCAGCAAAGCCCAGACGAACCTCATCGACGGCGGAAGCGACGCACCTCTCGGTCACGCATAG
- a CDS encoding reverse transcriptase domain-containing protein gives MTTHAAGTAQAAATAVGIANGPEGEITDWPSIDWRRVEDDVRRLRQRIFTASQAGDLAKVRNLQKLMLRSRANALVSVRRVTEVNAGRKTAGVDGKVVLPPQEKAELADWVQHGAAPWKPKPVKRVYIAKANGKQRPLGIPVIADRCLQALALNALEPEWEARLEPKVYGFRPGRGCHDAIVAIHTTACGKTAKRLWVLDADLKAAFDRIDHDNLLTSLGSFPGRGMIAGWLKAGVVEKGWFAPTLEGTPQGGVISPALLNIALHGMGKAAGVRYQTLGSDAAILARDSPVLVVYADDLLALCHSQEQAEEVKARLAAWLAPRGLAFNEDKTRVVHLDEGCDFLGFNIRRYRGKLLTKPSNAALWRIRERLAAEMLALRGANADAVIAKLNPIIKGWAAYYRIGVSKRAFNSLDAYVWRLVYKWAKFSHANKSKRWVTDRYFGMFNPFRYDRWVFGDRTSGFYLYKFAWTPIVRHRMVPGTASTDDPTLVDFWAKRRRRGKLPLGKGTLHLLQKQDGRCPVCGGLLLHADHEPQTPDQWEQWLKVTRTAIRKHAIIADAGNGKPDKSAAPRLIHTHCHRRLTTGIGKSPALLTSPRAIELA, from the coding sequence ATGACGACACACGCGGCCGGGACGGCGCAAGCCGCAGCGACCGCCGTCGGCATAGCGAACGGACCGGAGGGCGAGATCACCGACTGGCCGTCGATCGACTGGCGGAGGGTCGAGGACGACGTACGGCGTCTGCGGCAGCGCATCTTCACGGCATCGCAGGCAGGAGACCTGGCCAAGGTCAGGAATCTGCAGAAGCTGATGCTCCGCTCCCGCGCCAACGCACTCGTGAGTGTGCGGCGGGTCACGGAGGTCAACGCTGGCCGCAAGACGGCGGGGGTTGACGGGAAAGTCGTCCTGCCGCCCCAGGAAAAGGCCGAGCTGGCCGACTGGGTCCAGCATGGCGCGGCCCCGTGGAAACCCAAGCCCGTCAAGCGGGTGTATATCGCCAAGGCGAATGGAAAACAGCGCCCGCTCGGAATTCCCGTGATCGCTGACAGATGCCTCCAAGCTCTGGCACTGAATGCGCTGGAGCCCGAGTGGGAGGCACGGCTGGAACCGAAGGTCTACGGCTTCCGTCCCGGCCGTGGCTGTCATGACGCGATTGTGGCCATCCACACGACGGCGTGCGGCAAGACCGCCAAGCGCCTGTGGGTGCTCGACGCCGACTTGAAAGCGGCATTCGACCGGATCGACCACGATAATCTGCTCACGTCGCTGGGTTCGTTTCCCGGAAGGGGAATGATCGCCGGATGGCTGAAGGCGGGCGTGGTCGAGAAAGGTTGGTTCGCCCCCACGTTGGAAGGAACTCCTCAGGGCGGGGTGATCAGTCCCGCGTTGTTGAATATCGCTTTGCATGGAATGGGAAAGGCCGCTGGAGTCCGCTACCAGACTCTCGGCAGCGATGCCGCGATTTTGGCGCGTGACTCACCGGTTCTGGTCGTCTACGCCGACGACCTCCTCGCCCTGTGCCACTCGCAGGAACAAGCCGAGGAGGTCAAGGCACGGCTCGCCGCGTGGCTCGCGCCCCGGGGACTGGCTTTCAACGAGGACAAGACGCGCGTTGTCCACCTCGATGAGGGCTGCGACTTCCTGGGGTTCAACATCCGACGCTATCGCGGCAAGTTGCTGACCAAGCCGAGCAACGCGGCCCTGTGGCGGATCCGGGAACGGCTCGCCGCCGAGATGCTGGCCCTGCGAGGGGCCAACGCCGACGCGGTGATCGCCAAGCTCAACCCGATCATCAAGGGCTGGGCCGCCTACTACCGGATCGGGGTGTCCAAGCGGGCGTTCAACTCGCTGGACGCCTACGTGTGGAGGCTGGTCTACAAGTGGGCCAAGTTCTCTCACGCGAACAAGTCGAAGCGCTGGGTGACCGACCGGTACTTCGGCATGTTCAACCCGTTCAGGTATGACAGGTGGGTGTTCGGGGACCGCACCAGCGGTTTCTACCTCTACAAGTTCGCCTGGACGCCGATCGTCCGGCACCGGATGGTGCCAGGAACGGCGTCGACCGACGATCCCACCCTGGTCGACTTCTGGGCCAAGCGGCGTCGCCGCGGCAAACTCCCGCTGGGCAAAGGCACCCTGCATCTATTGCAGAAGCAGGACGGCCGATGTCCAGTCTGCGGAGGGCTGTTGCTGCACGCCGACCACGAGCCGCAAACTCCCGACCAGTGGGAACAGTGGCTCAAGGTCACCCGCACGGCGATCCGGAAACACGCGATCATCGCTGATGCGGGCAACGGCAAGCCGGACAAATCCGCCGCCCCACGTCTGATCCACACCCACTGCCACCGTCGGCTGACCACCGGCATCGGCAAGTCGCCAGCACTTCTGACCAGCCCGCGAGCCATAGAGCTTGCTTGA
- a CDS encoding SDR family oxidoreductase, whose amino-acid sequence MDIANSVALVTGASRGLGRHFVTQLLERGASKVYATARNPESVDLPGAEVLRLDITDPASVAAVAEAASDVTLLVNNAGIITINSLVNGDLDQIELEMDTAYYGPLRMIRAFAPILEAGGGGAIVNVLSVASWVPSEHWGAYSAAKAAAWSLTNSVRLELAGQNTLVTGVYMGPTDTDMAKGQLFEKNDPADVVRAALDGVEAEKSEVIADALSARAKADLALDPAVIYTPATTAA is encoded by the coding sequence ATGGACATCGCCAACTCCGTCGCTCTCGTCACGGGTGCGAGCCGCGGCCTCGGCCGCCACTTCGTCACCCAGCTGCTGGAGCGGGGAGCGTCCAAGGTGTACGCCACCGCACGCAACCCCGAGAGCGTTGATCTGCCCGGAGCGGAGGTGCTTCGGCTCGACATCACTGACCCGGCCTCCGTCGCCGCCGTGGCGGAAGCCGCCTCGGACGTGACGCTGCTGGTCAACAACGCCGGGATCATCACCATCAATAGCCTGGTCAACGGGGATCTGGACCAGATCGAACTGGAGATGGACACCGCCTACTACGGCCCGTTGCGCATGATCCGGGCCTTCGCCCCGATCCTGGAGGCGGGTGGCGGCGGGGCGATCGTCAACGTCCTGTCGGTGGCGTCCTGGGTCCCTTCCGAGCACTGGGGTGCCTACAGTGCGGCCAAGGCCGCCGCCTGGAGCCTGACCAACAGCGTCCGCCTCGAACTGGCCGGCCAGAACACTCTGGTCACCGGCGTGTACATGGGACCCACCGACACCGACATGGCTAAAGGTCAGCTGTTCGAGAAGAACGATCCGGCCGACGTCGTCAGGGCCGCGCTCGACGGGGTGGAGGCCGAGAAGTCCGAGGTCATCGCCGACGCGCTGTCCGCGCGGGCCAAGGCTGACCTGGCCCTGGATCCCGCCGTGATCTACACACCGGCCACGACCGCCGCCTGA
- a CDS encoding TetR/AcrR family transcriptional regulator: MTTSRRNAPAGDRRVRRTHAALQGALIKLVEEQDLGQISVADVAEQAGVNRTTFYDHYRDVHELAEAACTATIDTLIESLPALDPALAAPDAEPARSLVAFFQNLAEHAGLYRSLLGPQGSARVIDHIRSRICASVHVTVRLNAGAAPDSVSTTDTPHDVPAAFTAGALLGVATDWLQRDSPRTPNEMAELTWQLLVTHHPTDARHATT, translated from the coding sequence GGCGTACTCACGCGGCCCTGCAGGGAGCGCTGATCAAGCTCGTCGAGGAGCAGGACCTGGGGCAGATCAGCGTCGCGGACGTGGCGGAACAGGCCGGGGTGAACCGCACGACCTTCTACGACCACTACCGGGACGTGCACGAACTGGCCGAGGCCGCCTGCACCGCGACGATCGACACCCTCATCGAGTCCCTCCCCGCCCTCGACCCCGCGCTGGCGGCCCCGGATGCGGAACCCGCCCGCTCACTCGTCGCGTTCTTCCAGAACCTCGCCGAACACGCCGGCCTCTACCGCAGCCTCCTGGGACCGCAGGGCAGCGCCCGCGTCATCGACCACATCCGCAGCCGAATCTGCGCCAGCGTCCACGTCACGGTGCGCCTCAACGCCGGCGCTGCGCCGGACAGCGTCTCGACGACCGACACCCCCCACGACGTACCCGCCGCATTCACCGCCGGGGCACTCCTCGGCGTGGCCACCGACTGGCTCCAACGCGACAGCCCCCGCACACCGAACGAGATGGCCGAACTGACCTGGCAACTCCTCGTCACCCACCACCCCACCGACGCCCGGCATGCCACAACATGA
- a CDS encoding aldo/keto reductase, with protein sequence MEHRLLGRTGLSVSKMCLGAMMFGPWGNPDHDEATRTIHRALDAGINFIDTADVYSHGESEEIVGQAIKGRRDDIVLATKFHNLMGDDPNQRGNSRRWIMRAVEDSLRRLGTDYIDLYQVHRPSPDTDIEETLGALTDLVRQGKVRYLGSSTFPGSQIVEAQWAAHDRRLERFVCEQAPYSMLVRGIEADVLPTAARHGMGVITYSPLAGGWLSGRWRQDADLPTPSPARQRLADRFDMSLPVNQRKLEAAEALAHLAEDNGMTLIEMAIAFALNHPSVVSVLIGPRTLQHLDTQLPAADVVLDPAVLDRIDAIVTPGTVINPADSSFANPALEPVARRR encoded by the coding sequence ATGGAGCACCGTCTGCTGGGCCGGACCGGCCTGTCCGTCAGCAAGATGTGCCTGGGCGCGATGATGTTCGGCCCGTGGGGCAACCCCGACCACGACGAGGCCACCCGGACCATCCACCGCGCCCTGGACGCCGGCATCAACTTCATCGACACCGCCGACGTCTACTCCCACGGCGAGTCCGAGGAGATCGTCGGACAGGCGATCAAAGGCCGCCGGGACGACATCGTCCTGGCCACCAAGTTCCACAACCTCATGGGGGACGACCCCAACCAGCGCGGCAACTCCCGACGCTGGATCATGCGGGCCGTCGAGGACTCGCTGCGCCGGCTGGGAACCGACTACATCGACCTCTACCAGGTGCACCGGCCCTCACCCGACACGGACATCGAAGAGACCTTGGGCGCCCTGACGGACCTGGTACGCCAGGGCAAGGTCCGCTACCTCGGCTCCTCCACCTTCCCGGGCAGCCAGATCGTCGAAGCCCAGTGGGCCGCCCACGACAGGCGCCTGGAGCGGTTCGTGTGCGAACAGGCCCCGTACTCCATGCTCGTGCGAGGCATCGAGGCCGACGTCCTGCCCACCGCGGCCCGGCACGGCATGGGAGTGATCACCTACAGTCCGCTCGCCGGTGGCTGGCTCTCGGGCCGCTGGCGCCAGGACGCCGACCTGCCCACCCCGTCCCCGGCCCGGCAGCGCCTCGCCGACCGCTTCGACATGTCCCTGCCGGTCAACCAGCGAAAGCTGGAGGCGGCCGAAGCCCTCGCCCACCTGGCCGAGGACAACGGAATGACGCTGATCGAGATGGCCATCGCGTTCGCGCTCAACCATCCCTCGGTCGTCTCGGTCCTCATCGGCCCGCGCACGCTCCAGCATCTGGATACGCAACTGCCTGCGGCCGACGTGGTCCTGGACCCCGCGGTCCTGGACCGCATCGACGCCATCGTCACCCCCGGCACGGTCATCAACCCGGCCGACAGCAGCTTCGCCAACCCCGCCCTGGAACCGGTGGCCCGCCGACGCTGA
- a CDS encoding NADP-dependent oxidoreductase: protein MRAVVYRSLGGPDVVEVAEVEKPVPGLSEIRIKVQAAALNPTDVAAWSGGFFPAPPEGVAYGLGWDVAGTVDAVGPGTHWKPGQSVIAFSHGLPLGLNRGQAEYIVVPSQAIAAAPAGVDPVHAATIPLNGLTAAQSVELLGIQAGQTVLITGAEGAVGGYAVQLAKRRGAVVIATDLSPEGEFATKVAGADVYVPASQPLVETVRKVRPEGVDAVLDTARLGQTAIGAVADGGRFVTTRLDALPQTERGIRVLLTQVGPDGATLSTLSDLAAAGDLALRVAATYPLQEASKAYARMVKGGLQGRVVLTME from the coding sequence ATGCGCGCAGTTGTTTACCGTTCGCTCGGCGGCCCGGACGTCGTCGAGGTCGCCGAAGTCGAAAAGCCTGTTCCGGGCTTGAGCGAGATTCGCATCAAGGTCCAGGCGGCCGCACTCAATCCGACCGATGTGGCGGCCTGGAGCGGGGGCTTCTTCCCCGCTCCGCCGGAGGGGGTCGCCTATGGCCTCGGCTGGGATGTCGCCGGCACTGTCGACGCCGTCGGCCCGGGGACCCACTGGAAGCCCGGGCAGAGCGTCATCGCGTTCAGCCACGGCTTGCCCCTGGGGCTGAACCGGGGCCAGGCCGAGTACATCGTGGTTCCTTCCCAGGCCATCGCCGCGGCGCCCGCCGGTGTCGACCCCGTCCACGCCGCCACCATCCCCCTCAACGGCCTGACCGCCGCCCAGTCCGTCGAGCTGCTCGGCATCCAGGCGGGCCAGACCGTGCTCATCACCGGGGCGGAGGGGGCGGTCGGCGGCTACGCGGTGCAGCTGGCCAAGCGCCGGGGAGCCGTGGTCATCGCGACCGACCTGTCGCCCGAGGGCGAGTTCGCGACCAAGGTGGCAGGGGCCGACGTGTACGTGCCGGCGTCGCAGCCGCTCGTCGAGACCGTCCGCAAGGTGCGCCCCGAAGGAGTCGACGCCGTTCTGGACACGGCCAGGCTGGGGCAGACCGCCATCGGGGCGGTGGCGGACGGCGGCAGGTTCGTGACCACACGGCTCGACGCCCTGCCCCAGACCGAGCGGGGCATCCGGGTCCTCCTGACGCAGGTCGGCCCGGACGGAGCGACGCTTTCGACGCTGTCCGATCTGGCCGCGGCCGGAGACCTGGCGTTGCGTGTGGCCGCGACCTACCCGCTGCAGGAGGCCTCGAAGGCTTACGCGCGCATGGTCAAGGGCGGGCTCCAGGGGCGTGTCGTCCTCACCATGGAGTGA
- a CDS encoding MerR family transcriptional regulator, which produces MRIGEVAEQAGVSVRALRYYEEQKLLGATRTGGGQRQYPEGAVARVRMIQQLYAAGLSSRLVREVLPRCMNEGESPVGFSDSLITERARIDRQIGDLTAVRARLDEIIAVATDPSHPHHSHPVRGGATAGTA; this is translated from the coding sequence ATGCGGATCGGAGAGGTCGCCGAACAGGCGGGGGTCAGCGTTCGGGCGCTGCGTTACTACGAAGAGCAGAAACTGCTCGGCGCCACGCGCACCGGCGGCGGGCAGCGGCAGTACCCGGAGGGCGCGGTCGCCCGGGTCAGGATGATCCAGCAGTTGTACGCCGCCGGCCTGTCGAGCAGGCTCGTCCGCGAGGTCCTGCCCCGGTGCATGAACGAGGGCGAATCGCCCGTCGGGTTCAGCGACAGTCTCATCACCGAACGGGCCCGCATCGACCGCCAGATCGGCGACCTGACAGCAGTGCGCGCCCGCCTCGACGAGATCATCGCGGTGGCGACAGACCCCAGCCACCCGCACCACAGCCACCCCGTACGCGGCGGCGCTACCGCCGGCACCGCCTGA
- a CDS encoding MFS transporter — MSSPSSTKPDPSAAAPLTGDGGTAAPAGKVKLPPVVWLLGAITFIMGTSEFVVSGLLPEISGALGVSVSSAGTLISAFAVGMMIGAPVMSIATRRLPRRSALVAALLVFAAGHVVSALSSSLGLALVGRVAAALGNGTFWAVGAVVATAAAGPAASTRATGVMVGGITLANIVGVPLGTAAGQLGGWQAPFWMLAALAVAAAVVVARQLPADTTRAGTSLRSETAALKHPRLWLVYLAIALIQAGIMGAYSYVAPLLTERAHLASAVVPLAMLGFGIGALAGTTVGGRLGDRRPYTTLIPATAVTAAILGAITLWATNSVVAVVLVVLLGAAGFANNPIVVGEVVRIAGAGRSLPMALATSAFQVGIATGSWLGGIALTSSLGLKGPSLTGFAFALAALLPLGLLAASHRKTEAARS; from the coding sequence GTGAGTTCCCCCTCGTCCACGAAGCCGGATCCCTCGGCCGCCGCACCCCTCACGGGTGACGGCGGCACGGCAGCGCCTGCCGGGAAGGTCAAGCTGCCGCCGGTGGTGTGGCTGCTGGGTGCCATCACCTTCATCATGGGCACCAGCGAGTTCGTCGTCTCCGGCCTGCTGCCGGAGATTTCCGGCGCCCTCGGTGTCAGCGTCTCCAGCGCCGGGACGCTGATCAGCGCCTTCGCCGTCGGCATGATGATCGGCGCGCCCGTGATGTCGATTGCAACCCGGCGCCTGCCGCGTCGCTCGGCCCTGGTCGCCGCGCTGCTGGTCTTCGCCGCGGGTCACGTCGTCAGCGCGCTCAGCTCCAGCCTGGGGCTCGCGCTCGTCGGCCGGGTCGCCGCCGCGCTGGGCAATGGCACCTTCTGGGCCGTGGGCGCGGTGGTGGCGACCGCCGCCGCGGGACCGGCCGCCAGCACCCGTGCCACGGGTGTGATGGTCGGCGGCATCACCCTCGCCAATATCGTCGGCGTCCCGCTCGGTACGGCAGCCGGCCAGCTGGGCGGCTGGCAGGCCCCCTTCTGGATGCTCGCCGCTCTCGCCGTGGCCGCCGCCGTGGTGGTGGCCCGCCAGCTGCCCGCCGACACCACACGCGCCGGCACATCTCTGCGCTCGGAGACGGCCGCGCTCAAGCATCCGCGCCTGTGGCTGGTCTACCTGGCCATCGCGCTCATCCAGGCCGGCATCATGGGTGCCTACAGCTACGTCGCCCCGCTGCTGACCGAGCGGGCCCACCTCGCGAGTGCCGTGGTACCGCTGGCGATGCTCGGCTTCGGCATCGGCGCCCTGGCCGGCACCACGGTCGGCGGACGCCTCGGCGACCGCCGGCCCTACACCACGCTCATCCCGGCCACCGCAGTCACGGCCGCGATCCTGGGTGCCATCACCCTGTGGGCGACCAACAGCGTCGTGGCCGTGGTCCTGGTCGTACTGCTCGGCGCAGCCGGCTTCGCCAACAACCCCATCGTCGTCGGTGAGGTCGTCCGCATCGCCGGAGCTGGCCGGTCCCTGCCCATGGCCCTGGCCACGTCCGCCTTCCAGGTCGGCATCGCCACCGGTTCCTGGCTCGGCGGCATCGCCCTGACCTCCAGCCTGGGCCTTAAAGGCCCGTCGCTGACCGGCTTCGCCTTCGCTCTCGCGGCCCTGCTGCCGCTGGGCCTGCTGGCCGCCTCCCACCGCAAGACGGAAGCAGCGCGAAGCTGA
- a CDS encoding aldo/keto reductase family protein: MRYRTLGSSDLQVSEISLGSWLTYAGGIEADATHACTEAAFDAGINFFDTANVYGQGAAETAWGEILSAHPRDSYILATKVWGPMSDDPADKGLSPAQIARQIDASLTRLKTDYVDLYQAHRFDPSVPIEDTIEAFQKVVQQGKARYLGFSEWTPEQIQAAIDIVGPDLFVSSQPQYSMLWQAPEAEVFGLCAADGISQIVWSPLAQGVLTGKYKPGQPVPEGSRFASETMAVSKDLVYSDAILEAVQRLAPIAEQAGMSMPILALAWVLRQGEVASAITGASRPEQVHANAAASGVKLSDDLLAAVDQALGDVPVTEPTLAPSAQAGVKHR; the protein is encoded by the coding sequence ATGCGGTACCGCACACTCGGCAGCTCGGACCTTCAGGTCTCGGAGATCTCCCTCGGCTCGTGGCTTACCTACGCTGGCGGCATCGAGGCCGACGCGACCCATGCCTGCACCGAAGCGGCCTTCGACGCCGGAATCAACTTCTTCGACACCGCCAATGTCTACGGACAGGGAGCTGCCGAGACGGCCTGGGGTGAGATCCTCTCGGCCCACCCCCGCGACTCCTACATCCTGGCCACCAAGGTCTGGGGCCCGATGTCGGACGACCCGGCCGACAAGGGCCTGTCTCCCGCCCAGATCGCCCGGCAGATCGACGCCTCCCTCACGCGCCTGAAGACCGACTACGTCGACCTGTACCAGGCGCACCGCTTCGACCCGTCCGTGCCCATCGAGGACACCATCGAGGCGTTCCAGAAGGTCGTCCAGCAGGGCAAGGCTCGCTACCTCGGCTTCAGCGAGTGGACCCCCGAGCAGATCCAGGCCGCGATCGACATCGTCGGCCCCGACCTGTTCGTCTCCTCCCAGCCGCAGTACTCCATGCTCTGGCAGGCCCCCGAGGCCGAGGTGTTCGGCCTGTGTGCCGCGGACGGCATCTCCCAGATCGTCTGGTCCCCCCTCGCCCAGGGCGTCCTGACCGGCAAGTACAAGCCCGGACAGCCTGTCCCCGAAGGCAGCCGGTTCGCCAGCGAGACGATGGCGGTGTCGAAGGACCTCGTCTACAGCGACGCCATCCTGGAGGCGGTCCAGCGCCTCGCGCCCATCGCCGAGCAGGCCGGGATGAGCATGCCCATCCTGGCGCTGGCCTGGGTCCTGCGCCAGGGTGAAGTCGCCTCCGCCATCACCGGCGCCTCCCGCCCCGAACAGGTCCACGCCAACGCCGCCGCCTCCGGCGTGAAGCTGTCGGACGACCTGCTGGCGGCCGTTGACCAGGCCCTCGGCGACGTCCCCGTTACCGAACCCACCCTCGCCCCTTCCGCTCAGGCTGGCGTCAAGCACCGCTGA
- a CDS encoding acyl-CoA dehydrogenase codes for MSYNPPINEYEFFLRRVMNGAEHLADVTNGEYDIDDVVAILWPAAKLAAEVLQDTNVSGDRVAARIENGQVITAPGMREAYAKFIGAGWSSVGAPVQAGGAPRIVSAALTELWSAANPAFAMCSGLTQGAVAAISWSGTPEQKSVYLEPMAEGRWTGTMNLTEPQAGTDLAAIRTLARPQDDQTWRVSGQKIYISWGDHDLTENIVHLVLARTPDAPAGLRGLSLFIVPKFLPDADGRPGHANGVTPIALEHKMGIKGSPTCVLQYEDATGFLLGELNQGLPAMFVMMNLSRLGAGIWALGIADRAHQAAQHYAHHRVQGRVLDEPEGTPIARHPDVARLLSSSAGIITAMRGLMLQTSIHLDRAFAGDAESFELTDFLTPVVKGWITEEAIGITSDAVQVHGGAGYIEDTGVAQYYRDVRIAAIYEGTTAIQANDFLGRKILRDRAGTASRVLDMIETDVRHLAEAEHPVAVATAERMTRSLASIRDVTALLLDHAAEGRRRDAYAGGVPYLKMWGLVLGGWIHVRTLQAVLDTRDGISDQSHRRISEANAYGAHHLSRVAAHAQSASAGETG; via the coding sequence ATGAGCTACAACCCACCGATCAATGAGTACGAGTTCTTCCTGCGCCGCGTCATGAACGGCGCCGAGCACCTGGCGGACGTGACCAACGGCGAATACGACATCGACGACGTCGTGGCCATTCTGTGGCCGGCCGCCAAACTGGCCGCCGAGGTCCTGCAGGACACCAACGTCTCCGGCGACCGGGTCGCAGCGCGCATCGAGAACGGGCAGGTCATCACCGCACCCGGCATGCGCGAGGCCTACGCGAAGTTCATCGGGGCGGGCTGGAGCAGCGTAGGCGCACCGGTCCAAGCCGGCGGCGCTCCCCGAATCGTCTCGGCAGCTCTCACCGAACTGTGGAGCGCTGCGAACCCTGCATTCGCCATGTGCAGCGGACTGACCCAAGGCGCCGTCGCCGCAATCTCCTGGTCCGGCACACCCGAACAGAAATCCGTCTACCTCGAGCCGATGGCCGAAGGCCGCTGGACCGGCACGATGAACCTGACGGAGCCCCAGGCCGGCACAGACCTCGCCGCAATCCGCACCCTCGCTCGACCGCAGGACGATCAGACATGGCGTGTGAGCGGCCAGAAGATCTACATCTCCTGGGGCGACCACGACCTGACCGAGAACATCGTGCACCTCGTGCTCGCTCGAACGCCGGACGCACCGGCAGGGCTACGGGGACTGTCACTGTTCATCGTCCCCAAATTCCTTCCCGACGCCGACGGCCGCCCGGGCCACGCGAACGGGGTCACCCCCATCGCACTCGAGCACAAGATGGGCATCAAAGGCAGCCCGACCTGCGTCCTGCAGTACGAGGACGCAACCGGCTTTCTCCTGGGGGAGCTGAACCAGGGGCTCCCGGCGATGTTCGTGATGATGAACCTCAGCCGCCTCGGCGCCGGCATCTGGGCCCTCGGCATCGCCGACCGCGCCCACCAGGCGGCTCAGCACTACGCCCACCATCGTGTCCAGGGCAGGGTCCTGGACGAGCCCGAAGGCACACCCATCGCCCGCCACCCCGACGTAGCGCGCCTGTTGTCCTCGTCGGCCGGCATCATCACCGCCATGCGTGGGCTGATGCTGCAAACCAGCATCCACCTCGACCGAGCATTCGCCGGCGACGCCGAGAGCTTCGAGCTCACCGACTTCCTCACCCCCGTCGTGAAGGGCTGGATAACCGAGGAAGCCATCGGGATCACCTCCGACGCCGTCCAGGTCCACGGCGGCGCCGGCTACATCGAGGACACCGGCGTCGCCCAGTACTACCGCGACGTCCGCATCGCTGCAATCTACGAAGGCACCACCGCGATCCAGGCCAACGACTTCCTCGGCCGCAAGATCCTGCGAGATCGAGCCGGCACCGCCTCCCGCGTGCTCGACATGATCGAGACCGATGTTCGGCATCTGGCCGAAGCCGAGCACCCGGTAGCCGTCGCAACGGCCGAGCGAATGACGCGGTCCCTCGCCTCGATTCGAGACGTCACCGCCCTTCTGCTGGACCACGCAGCCGAGGGCCGCCGACGTGACGCCTACGCCGGCGGCGTCCCCTATCTCAAGATGTGGGGCCTGGTCCTCGGAGGCTGGATCCACGTCCGAACACTCCAGGCCGTCCTCGACACCCGCGACGGCATCTCCGACCAGAGCCACCGCCGGATATCCGAAGCCAACGCCTACGGCGCTCACCACCTCAGCCGCGTCGCGGCGCACGCGCAGTCCGCGAGCGCAGGAGAAACCGGCTAG